AGGGGGAGCAGGCCAACAAGTCGATTCTTTTATTTGCGTTTGCCCTGCcagttaaatttatttgaagagCAAAGCTCGGAGCTGTTCGACCGGTGGGTTGATTCCCGTGGGGCCACACccgttttgtttatttcggAGATCGGCAGCCAATTTTTGGTGCATACTGTGAATGCGAATAAGTGTGTTTATTTCGTAGAGTTCGCTAAAATAACCGGACATGCAGAAGCCACGGCATCATGGATTTTGCTGGATGTTGCTCCTCCTTGGTTCTCTAATCGCGACAATTATATTGGCCTTTAGCTACTGGATGTTTTTGCCTGGCGAGGTGCACTTTTGGTCAATAATATCGAGGAATTACAGTGGTTCAGATATCATAAAGTTCTCTATGCCACCAGCTTCAGTGCCTGAGGAACTTAAGCTGAGGCAACGTCCCCCGTTCGTGTACCAGATACTACATTAATAGAGTCGCAGAATATCGTGTATACGCTATGTAATCTTATGCTAGTTTAACAATAAATGTACAGAGAAAATGGTTGTCATCGCAAGGCTTTTGGTTCAGACGTCCGACTTTTGGTTGAGAGCAGCATAGCCCACAGGGATCTCCTTCATTTCGGTTTGCAGGCAGAGGAACTCGCCGCCTATGCACATTATCGTGCCGGTAATGACGTTGAGCAGCCACCAGGACGCGTTGGCGGGAAACGAGCGGTTGTACCACCAGCATATGACCAAGTGCAGGATGTGGAAGGTGCAGCTTCATAAGCCGGAGACAgggaaaattatattattagaaGAGTATGAtgcaattaaatacaaaacaagaaCGAAAGTTGATACTTCCCGACCGGATAGTTTCTATGACAACTTTAGGACAAAGAGAGATTTCGATTCAATGATCATTATTACATTGATATATGACAGTTTTGTATATAATAAAAGGATCCGACTTTGATAAAATTTACGTCGAGAAAATGGAGGCTCTATTACATAGTCATACTTTGACgaatgaaaataaagaaaaccgagtttagataaaaaatatgttgaacAACAATGAAGCTAAAAAGACTATGTGGAGAGGCAGACTAGTTTGAGTAAACAGACAGTCGGACGGCCGGACAATGTACCTTTACAGATGTaggaaatttgtttttaggCTCGGAAATTCCTTTTACTGCGTGCCTAAGTTCTGCCCAGGATTATAACACCCTTggaatagaaaaataaaaatacatatgtatttatctGAGTAGCACACCTAAAGTCGAGACAGAGCTTGGCCCGCCTAACGATGCACCACAAAGCCGTGGAGGCCAGGAACGCATTCAGCACAAAGGCGCAGATGACGAGTCGTCCGCCAAGGTCGTATATGTGTATCTCCTGGAAGGACAAACAGAATATTAAAGGGCTGCAGAGATAGTAGATTGCAACGCCAGTATATGTACATGGTACTCGAATAAGTGATCCAGACTGTAGTTGTCCCCGGAGAACTTGTTGGCCACGAACACCAGTAGACCCAGAGTGAAGTACACGCAGAACTGCATCGACAGGATCTGCGAAATCAGGAGCGTGGGATCCCATTGCGTATTGCGAAACGTGCCGCCCTTCATGGCCTTATTTTACTCAAATGCGACCATAACAAATGAATTGACTCAACAACTAGAGACGGCACAATGCAGTGTTATCGATAAGCCAGGCGGCTGGTTTCTCTTTCCCAGTTAGATGACAATTTCATGCTAGTAGGCTTTCACATAACATGATAATATTCTTTTTCTAAATTATACCTAATGTAAAGAAATAGTTGCCATAGTATACTTTTGTATCTTTTATAGAAATCCACACCCGCTTACGCACGCAGTTGTTGTCGATAGGCACCGATAAACATGGACCAGGATCACTTAAATAATGCAGCGAGGAAAACATGGAAATTTGTGAGTAAAGTACTTCTTATTTTTGAGCGCCTTTTGTAGTCATCATTCCGGCAGGGTCGCCTGCGTTCGCTGTTCATCGTTACGGCCGGAGCAACTGCCGTAGTGGCTGGCCTGACCGCGTACAAGAAACAGGAGCAGATGTTCCGAACGTTTGTGATGCCAGTCGTTCGGCTGCTGCCGGCGGAAACCAGTCACCATCTGGCCGTGCTTGCCTGCAAGTACCGCATGTGTCCGGTGTCCCAATACCAAGACGACATAAACCTGCACACACCATTCTTTGGCAGGTTGCTTAGCAACCCGATCGGCATTGCCGCCGGCTTTGACAAGAATGCGGAGGCCGTGAGCGGACTGCGCGACTTGGGCTTCGGCTTCATCGAGGTCGGTACCGTCACACCGGTCGCCCAGGAAGGCAACCCCAAACCTAGGGTCTTTCGTCTATCCAACGATCGAGCCATTATCAACCGGTACGGGTTTAACAGCGAGGGCCACCAGGCGGTGCTCCAGCGGTTGCGCCTGCTCCGCAGCAGGGAGGACTTCAATGGCGTAGTGGGGGTCAATCTGGGTCGGAACAAGTCCACCATGAGCCCCATCGCCGACTATGTGCAAGGCGTGCGGGTGTTCGGCCCCGTAGCAGATTACCTCGTTATTAATGTGAGCAGTCCCAACACCAAAGGTCTGCGCGACATGCAGAATAAGGACAAGCTGGCGGAGCTGTTAGAGCAGGTGAACAATGCGCGGTCGGGTCTggacacaaacaaaaaagtgcCAATCTTCTTGAAACTCTCGCCCGACCTGTCTCTGGACGACATGAAGGACATCGTCTGGGTGATCAAGCGCAAGCAGAGCCCCGTGGATGGCCTGATAGTGTCCAACACGACGGTGTCTCGAAAGAACGTTGAATCCAACGAACTGGCTTCGCAGGAGGGAGGCTTGAGCGGGCCACCGCTCAAAGCCCGTTCAACGGAGATGATCGCCCAGATGTACGAGCTTACCGGCGGCAAGATTCCCATCATTGGGGTCGGCGGTGTCGCTTCCGGTTATGATGCATATGAGAAAATCGAGGCGGGAGCCTCGTACGTCCAGGTTTACACGGCTCTTGTGTACGAGGGTCCGAATCTCGTCGCCGACATAAAGGCGGAGCTTTCGTCGCTGATCACCCAGCTTGGGCATACTAGCGTTCAGGACGTGGTAGGCACCAACTCCAAGTTCTACTTGCCCAAGAAATGAGACAACTGCCCTGTGCGTAGCCCCAAATTTGAAGGGATGTTTTCATTCTTTACGTTTGTGTACAACTAAGCTATCTCCAATTCTCCAATCGCctggctttaaaataaatctaattcATGTATCCTAAGCAGTTTCATTTGCTCTCTGGACGGTGAGGACGCGACCCTCCAAGAAGTGGGTGTTCTGgttgctggcgctgttgaAGGCATCCCGCTGGCTGAAGACCACAAAGCCATAGTGCTTGGACAGACCCAGTTGCCGGTCAAAGACTACCTCCGCGTTGGCGACGTGCCCATAGCGAGAGAAGTACGTCCGCAGCTCCTTGCTGCTAATTGTCCACGGCAAGTTTCCCACGAATAACTTGTAGCTGCTGCGAACGAATCCACTGGACATGATGAAGAGGATGAAGTAAGAATCTGCAGGGTGCACTGACGGAAAGGTGACTTCAAGCAATCGTGACGTCacagaatttaaaaatgagtaacaaattaagttttttgaTGAGGATTTTAAAAGTCAGATAATGTTGAAATGAAATCGCTTTAAACGAATACTTGGAAATATTCTGAGGCTATTGTTGACATTAGATTTAAATCTAAACTTTAGTATAtactaaattttttaaagtacacagttaaaaatttttgttgtattatttttaattatttggcATTCCGAACTGGCTAATATAGTTAAATATTCAATCCGGATATTCCCTTGACGACTGATTGAAAATATTGGCAACTGAAATCAGCTGTTCCCACACAAACTGATG
Above is a genomic segment from Drosophila kikkawai strain 14028-0561.14 chromosome 3R, DkikHiC1v2, whole genome shotgun sequence containing:
- the LOC108083185 gene encoding uncharacterized protein is translated as MQKPRHHGFCWMLLLLGSLIATIILAFSYWMFLPGEVHFWSIISRNYSGSDIIKFSMPPASVPEELKLRQRPPFVYQILH
- the Sys1 gene encoding protein SYS1 homolog — encoded protein: MKGGTFRNTQWDPTLLISQILSMQFCVYFTLGLLVFVANKFSGDNYSLDHLFEYHEIHIYDLGGRLVICAFVLNAFLASTALWCIVRRAKLCLDFSCTFHILHLVICWWYNRSFPANASWWLLNVITGTIMCIGGEFLCLQTEMKEIPVGYAALNQKSDV
- the Dhod gene encoding dihydroorotate dehydrogenase (quinone), mitochondrial, whose product is MDQDHLNNAARKTWKFGRLRSLFIVTAGATAVVAGLTAYKKQEQMFRTFVMPVVRLLPAETSHHLAVLACKYRMCPVSQYQDDINLHTPFFGRLLSNPIGIAAGFDKNAEAVSGLRDLGFGFIEVGTVTPVAQEGNPKPRVFRLSNDRAIINRYGFNSEGHQAVLQRLRLLRSREDFNGVVGVNLGRNKSTMSPIADYVQGVRVFGPVADYLVINVSSPNTKGLRDMQNKDKLAELLEQVNNARSGLDTNKKVPIFLKLSPDLSLDDMKDIVWVIKRKQSPVDGLIVSNTTVSRKNVESNELASQEGGLSGPPLKARSTEMIAQMYELTGGKIPIIGVGGVASGYDAYEKIEAGASYVQVYTALVYEGPNLVADIKAELSSLITQLGHTSVQDVVGTNSKFYLPKK
- the SLIRP2 gene encoding uncharacterized protein SLIRP2 — encoded protein: MSSGFVRSSYKLFVGNLPWTISSKELRTYFSRYGHVANAEVVFDRQLGLSKHYGFVVFSQRDAFNSASNQNTHFLEGRVLTVQRANETA